One segment of uncultured Desulfovibrio sp. DNA contains the following:
- a CDS encoding Na+/H+ antiporter NhaC family protein: MNALILTLFLGGLAACIASGTSVLAALLFGLVCFAGQALLQGHGLHALAGMMWSGVRTIGHILCLFALIGLLTGVWRAAGTIPCIIHLALPLVDPSYFLLWAFVLCSGMSLLLGTSFGTVSTLGVICMLLARAAGLDEGPVAGAILSGIYVGDRCSPLSSSAALVSALTRTSLYDNIRLMWRTAALPLGLSCLAYGLLSPSGNAPVTSAISDTLEQHFVLNGWTLLPALCVIALSLLRVAVKKVMLVSIVLGVLICLLVQRLPLEEVLRCLVLGYASRPGTEMLAGGGLVSMASVGGIVLLASSYAGILEATGLLRGLRQAHAWLANRLGRVRATVLASIPLSAISCNQTLAIILVHQLCSPAHSNRSEMAMVLENSAVLVSVLIPWSIAGSVPCAALGVDASCLPYAWYLYLVPLLTVLWPAWMTGRRQGI, encoded by the coding sequence ATGAATGCCCTCATCCTCACCTTGTTTCTGGGCGGGCTGGCAGCCTGCATAGCCAGCGGCACCAGCGTGCTGGCGGCGCTGCTCTTCGGCTTGGTCTGTTTTGCGGGGCAGGCGCTGCTGCAAGGGCACGGACTGCATGCCCTGGCCGGCATGATGTGGTCTGGCGTGCGCACCATCGGCCATATTCTCTGCCTTTTTGCCCTGATCGGCCTGCTGACGGGCGTCTGGCGGGCGGCGGGCACCATTCCCTGCATCATTCATCTGGCCCTGCCGCTGGTGGACCCGTCGTATTTTCTGCTCTGGGCATTCGTGCTGTGCAGCGGCATGAGTCTGCTGCTGGGAACTTCCTTCGGCACGGTCAGCACCCTGGGCGTGATCTGCATGCTGCTGGCGCGGGCGGCCGGGCTTGACGAGGGGCCGGTGGCCGGAGCCATTCTCAGCGGCATCTATGTAGGGGACCGCTGTTCGCCGCTGTCGTCCAGTGCTGCGCTGGTCAGCGCCCTGACAAGGACGTCGCTGTATGACAATATCCGCCTCATGTGGCGAACGGCGGCACTTCCTCTTGGGTTGAGCTGTCTGGCGTATGGGCTGTTGTCCCCATCAGGGAATGCCCCTGTGACCTCTGCCATAAGCGATACCCTGGAGCAGCATTTTGTGCTGAACGGCTGGACCCTGCTGCCGGCCCTGTGCGTCATTGCGCTGAGTCTGCTGCGCGTGGCGGTGAAAAAGGTCATGCTTGTCAGCATTGTGCTGGGGGTGCTGATCTGTCTGCTGGTGCAGCGCCTGCCGCTGGAGGAGGTCCTGCGCTGTCTTGTGCTGGGCTATGCGTCCCGGCCGGGAACGGAAATGCTGGCCGGCGGCGGGCTGGTTTCCATGGCGTCGGTGGGCGGCATTGTGCTGCTGGCCTCGTCCTATGCGGGCATTCTGGAAGCAACAGGGCTGCTGCGGGGCTTGCGGCAGGCCCACGCCTGGCTGGCAAATCGTCTGGGCAGGGTGCGGGCCACGGTGCTGGCCAGCATTCCCCTGTCGGCCATCAGCTGCAATCAGACCCTGGCCATCATTCTGGTGCATCAGCTGTGCTCCCCGGCCCACAGCAACCGCAGCGAAATGGCCATGGTGCTGGAAAACAGCGCGGTCCTGGTGTCGGTGCTCATCCCCTGGAGCATTGCCGGCAGCGTGCCCTGCGCCGCTCTGGGGGTGGATGCCTCCTGCCTGCCCTATGCCTGGTATCTCTACCTTGTGCCGCTGCTGACCGTTCTTTGGCCGGCCTGGATGACAGGTCGGCGGCAGGGCATATGA
- a CDS encoding GAF domain-containing protein, translating to MNNTLEKHVLGILCSVFDAYSAVLFLPDGEEGSENHRLAASFSLGDGIAEESVIQPGKGLVGWIIRNRQPLVVPNFDQHQSTLGYYRKGEEFGVKAFMGCPVPTGGALCVDSKRQYSFTDKDYKILQMFAELVTRQQNACTGQSVYPADIPRYFAQLGVIQDLRFSHKRWPDFIQNFLRTMVEATGFDYCAFASVVQPGESYCVECESARLLLDGGQPLQLGMGSGIAGWVFSNGQPVFAESATGAPSTLLFGKLPDMPDFQAVVCMPVVINKSTRCVLCLAHTAARPMDEALRSFVRQAVDHLALFLENLYLKTRLRNMLPRARVHTDGPHVYDPDASSASGTPDDE from the coding sequence ATGAACAATACCCTTGAAAAGCATGTTCTGGGCATTCTCTGTAGCGTGTTTGACGCCTATTCCGCTGTTCTTTTTCTTCCTGACGGGGAAGAAGGCAGCGAAAATCACCGCCTGGCGGCCTCGTTCAGCCTGGGGGACGGCATTGCGGAAGAAAGCGTCATCCAGCCCGGCAAGGGGCTGGTAGGCTGGATCATTCGCAATCGCCAGCCGCTGGTCGTGCCCAATTTTGACCAGCACCAGAGCACCCTGGGCTACTACCGCAAGGGAGAGGAATTCGGGGTCAAGGCCTTCATGGGCTGCCCTGTGCCCACGGGCGGGGCGCTGTGCGTGGACAGCAAGCGCCAGTATTCCTTTACGGACAAGGACTACAAAATCCTCCAGATGTTTGCCGAGCTGGTGACCCGCCAGCAGAATGCCTGCACGGGGCAGAGCGTCTATCCTGCTGACATTCCGCGCTATTTTGCCCAGCTGGGCGTCATACAGGACCTGCGCTTCAGTCATAAGCGCTGGCCGGATTTCATCCAGAACTTTCTGCGCACCATGGTCGAGGCCACGGGCTTTGACTACTGCGCTTTTGCCTCGGTGGTGCAGCCCGGCGAAAGCTACTGCGTGGAATGTGAATCGGCCCGCCTGCTGCTGGATGGCGGGCAGCCCCTGCAGCTCGGCATGGGCAGCGGTATTGCCGGCTGGGTGTTCAGCAACGGGCAGCCCGTTTTTGCCGAAAGCGCCACCGGCGCTCCGTCCACCCTGCTGTTCGGCAAGCTGCCGGACATGCCCGATTTCCAGGCCGTGGTCTGCATGCCGGTGGTCATCAACAAAAGCACGCGCTGTGTGCTCTGTCTTGCTCATACGGCCGCCCGGCCCATGGACGAGGCGCTGCGCAGCTTTGTGCGTCAGGCCGTGGACCATCTGGCGCTCTTTCTGGAAAATCTCTATCTCAAGACCCGTCTGCGCAATATGCTGCCCCGTGCCCGGGTGCATACGGACGGGCCGCATGTTTATGACCCTGACGCTTCCTCCGCCTCAGGCACCCCGGATGACGAATAA
- a CDS encoding lysophospholipid acyltransferase family protein — protein sequence MPTAFDNSFFSRKFLVGDSYHSAAVSPTARSGLLCSIQFYGRLFLGPVRWLCAKAAKGECTDAAWVYASTRVADLMEQAGCPLFIDGMDAIEAVEGPCVFVANHMSTLETFLLPGIIRPRRQVTFVVKKSLTTMPFFGAVMRSRRPITVTRTNPREDLADVLNGGNSLLQEGISLIVFPQSTRSRIFDEHHFNSIGIKLARKAGVPVVPIALKTDAWGKGKYVKELGPIRPGMPVRFQFGQPMPITGNGKEEHAAICHFIRSHLQRWEQEDGVNGEA from the coding sequence ATGCCAACCGCCTTTGACAACAGTTTCTTCTCGCGCAAATTTCTCGTGGGTGACAGCTACCACAGTGCCGCTGTCAGCCCTACAGCCCGGTCCGGTCTGCTGTGCTCCATACAGTTTTACGGTCGTCTCTTTCTGGGGCCGGTACGCTGGCTCTGTGCCAAGGCCGCCAAGGGGGAATGCACGGACGCCGCCTGGGTCTATGCCAGCACACGGGTAGCGGACCTCATGGAGCAGGCCGGCTGCCCCCTCTTCATCGACGGCATGGATGCCATCGAAGCCGTGGAAGGCCCCTGCGTCTTTGTGGCCAACCACATGAGCACCCTGGAAACCTTTCTGCTGCCCGGCATCATCCGGCCCAGGCGTCAGGTCACCTTTGTGGTCAAGAAAAGCCTGACCACCATGCCCTTCTTCGGGGCGGTCATGCGCTCCCGCCGCCCCATCACCGTCACACGCACCAATCCCCGCGAAGACCTGGCGGATGTGCTCAACGGCGGCAACAGTCTGCTCCAGGAAGGCATATCCCTCATTGTCTTCCCCCAGAGCACGCGCTCGCGCATCTTTGACGAGCATCACTTCAATTCCATCGGCATCAAGCTGGCCCGCAAGGCTGGGGTGCCCGTGGTGCCCATTGCCCTCAAGACCGATGCCTGGGGCAAGGGAAAATACGTGAAGGAACTGGGCCCCATCCGTCCCGGCATGCCCGTGCGCTTCCAGTTTGGCCAGCCGATGCCCATTACCGGCAACGGCAAGGAAGAGCATGCCGCCATCTGCCATTTCATCCGCAGTCATCTGCAACGCTGGGAACAGGAGGATGGCGTCAACGGCGAAGCCTGA
- a CDS encoding phosphoribosylaminoimidazolesuccinocarboxamide synthase gives MKLVYTGKTKNVFALENGNYLLQFKDDCTGKDGVFDPGENSVGLTIAGVGDVNLRMSIYFFEKINAAGIRTHYVKANLADTTMEVLPAKTFGKGLEVICRHKAVGSFLRRYRDYVSEGDDLPAYVETTFKNDALGDPLVTKDGLVVLGVMTAEQYDTIKDMTQKITQIVADDLKEKGLVLYDIKFEYGYDADGNIMLIDEIASGNMRVYKDGTYIDPMTLSKLFFA, from the coding sequence ATGAAGCTCGTCTACACCGGCAAGACCAAGAATGTCTTTGCACTGGAAAACGGCAACTATCTGCTGCAATTCAAGGATGACTGCACCGGCAAGGACGGTGTCTTTGATCCGGGCGAAAACAGCGTGGGGCTGACCATTGCGGGCGTGGGCGATGTGAACCTGCGCATGTCCATCTATTTCTTTGAAAAGATCAATGCCGCCGGTATCCGCACCCACTATGTCAAGGCCAACCTTGCAGATACCACCATGGAAGTGCTGCCGGCCAAAACCTTCGGCAAGGGGCTGGAAGTCATCTGCCGGCACAAGGCCGTGGGCAGCTTCCTGCGCCGTTACCGCGACTATGTCAGTGAAGGGGACGACCTGCCCGCCTATGTGGAAACCACCTTCAAGAACGATGCCCTGGGCGATCCGCTGGTAACCAAGGACGGCCTGGTGGTGCTGGGCGTCATGACCGCGGAACAGTACGATACCATCAAGGACATGACCCAGAAAATCACCCAGATCGTGGCCGACGATCTCAAGGAAAAGGGCCTGGTGCTCTACGACATCAAGTTTGAATACGGCTACGACGCGGACGGGAACATCATGCTCATTGATGAAATCGCCTCGGGCAATATGCGCGTCTACAAGGATGGCACGTATATCGACCCCATGACCCTGTCCAAACTCTTCTTTGCCTGA
- the rimI gene encoding ribosomal protein S18-alanine N-acetyltransferase codes for MMQSRSRTLEFRALEKEDAVAMQELEARCFSLPWTEEQCRTAFGQSAFAAFGLWNGRELVAYVSLYHSLDELEILNLAVSPERRRQGLGRHLLQMALQAAHKMGIRKSLLEVRESNAPAIGLYEGAGFRLAGRRRAYYHDPDEDALIYTRPAPSDEA; via the coding sequence ATGATGCAGAGCAGGTCCCGCACGCTGGAGTTTCGGGCATTGGAAAAAGAGGATGCCGTGGCCATGCAGGAGCTGGAAGCCCGCTGCTTTTCGCTGCCCTGGACAGAAGAGCAGTGCCGCACCGCCTTTGGTCAGAGCGCCTTTGCGGCCTTTGGCCTGTGGAACGGGCGGGAGCTGGTGGCCTATGTTTCCTTGTATCACAGCCTGGATGAACTGGAAATACTCAATCTGGCTGTCAGCCCGGAGCGGCGTCGGCAAGGCCTTGGGCGCCATCTGCTGCAAATGGCCTTGCAAGCGGCGCATAAAATGGGTATCAGAAAGAGTTTGCTGGAGGTACGCGAAAGCAATGCGCCTGCCATTGGCCTGTATGAAGGCGCCGGTTTCCGGCTGGCAGGGCGGCGGCGTGCCTATTATCATGATCCTGACGAGGACGCCCTGATCTATACGCGCCCCGCTCCGTCTGACGAAGCATAA
- the tpiA gene encoding triose-phosphate isomerase produces the protein MQKIIAANWKMFKTRAEARETAAALVSLLAARQEDAAGRLVIVYPPFTAIAEVADVFAGMAGTATGAQDVYPAEEGAFTGEISPRMLADAGATWVLTGHSERRHVLGESDELVGRKTAFALEQGLSVMLCVGETLAEREAGQLAAVLERQLAAGVANVASERLAGRFAVAYEPVWAIGTGKVAGPEEAGEAHALVRQILRSCVGPVADETPLLYGGSVKPANAAGLLALDNVDGLLVGGASLDANSFAQIIFA, from the coding sequence ATGCAGAAAATCATTGCCGCCAATTGGAAGATGTTCAAAACCAGGGCGGAAGCCCGGGAAACGGCTGCGGCACTGGTGTCGCTTCTTGCCGCCAGACAGGAAGACGCTGCCGGGCGGCTGGTCATCGTGTATCCGCCGTTTACCGCCATTGCCGAGGTGGCGGACGTATTTGCCGGCATGGCCGGCACGGCCACGGGCGCTCAGGATGTGTATCCGGCGGAAGAGGGGGCCTTTACCGGGGAAATCTCGCCGCGCATGCTGGCGGATGCCGGGGCCACCTGGGTGCTGACCGGACATTCCGAACGCCGGCACGTGCTGGGCGAAAGCGACGAGCTGGTGGGGCGCAAGACGGCCTTTGCCCTGGAGCAGGGGCTGTCCGTCATGCTCTGTGTGGGAGAAACGCTGGCAGAGCGTGAGGCCGGTCAGCTGGCCGCGGTGCTGGAACGGCAACTGGCCGCCGGTGTGGCCAATGTGGCTTCGGAACGGCTGGCCGGGCGCTTTGCCGTGGCCTATGAGCCTGTCTGGGCCATCGGGACGGGCAAGGTGGCCGGTCCCGAAGAGGCCGGCGAAGCGCATGCCCTGGTGCGGCAGATTCTGCGTTCCTGCGTGGGGCCTGTGGCGGACGAAACGCCGCTGCTCTACGGCGGCAGCGTCAAGCCGGCCAATGCCGCCGGGCTGCTGGCACTTGACAATGTGGATGGTCTTCTGGTAGGAGGCGCATCTTTGGACGCGAATTCCTTCGCGCAGATTATTTTTGCCTGA
- a CDS encoding replication-associated recombination protein A yields MGFPTAEQSSLLTDKDASSRPLPERLRPDSLDLFLGQPHLAAKIRSFMQAPRLPSLLFFGPPGCGKSTLALLLARASGRRFVRISAPEAGLQHLRRSLAGVDVLVLDELHRFSKAQQDFFLPLLESGELTLLATTTENPSFSVTRQLLSRLHVLRLRPLGRSELTELARRGAERLGITLEEDARELLAGAANGDARTLLNLVEYAATLPEENRRGEALKAALPELLARHDKDGDNHYELASALIKSIRGSDADAALFYLACLLEGGEDPRFICRRLILSASEDVGLADPQALPMAVACQQAVEFVGMPEGFIPLAETVVYLSLARKSNSTYAAYLNALREVRHNGVPPVPLHLRNATTQLQKDWGYGKDYRYPHNYPDGYVEQDYLPEDVRGRRFYQPKDCGDESRLSQWWRKIHKIYKDNA; encoded by the coding sequence GTGGGCTTCCCAACTGCCGAACAATCGTCGCTCCTGACCGACAAGGACGCCTCGTCGCGGCCTTTGCCCGAACGCCTGCGCCCGGACAGTCTGGACCTTTTTCTGGGGCAGCCGCACCTGGCCGCCAAGATACGCTCGTTCATGCAGGCGCCTCGTCTGCCGAGCCTGCTGTTCTTCGGCCCGCCGGGATGCGGCAAGTCCACGCTGGCCCTGCTGCTGGCCCGGGCCAGCGGCAGACGCTTTGTGCGCATCAGCGCGCCGGAGGCCGGCCTCCAGCATCTGCGCCGTTCCCTGGCCGGTGTGGATGTGCTGGTGCTGGACGAGCTGCACCGCTTTTCCAAAGCCCAGCAGGACTTTTTTCTGCCGCTGCTGGAATCGGGCGAACTGACCCTGCTGGCCACCACCACGGAAAATCCCTCCTTCAGCGTCACCCGGCAGCTGCTGTCGCGCCTGCATGTGCTGCGCCTGCGTCCTCTGGGGCGCAGCGAACTGACGGAGCTGGCCCGGCGCGGGGCGGAACGCCTGGGCATCACCCTGGAGGAGGACGCACGGGAGCTGCTGGCCGGTGCGGCCAACGGCGATGCGCGCACCCTGCTCAACCTGGTGGAATACGCCGCCACCCTGCCAGAGGAAAACCGCCGGGGAGAGGCACTCAAGGCCGCCCTGCCGGAGCTGCTGGCCCGCCACGACAAGGACGGGGACAATCACTACGAGCTGGCCTCGGCGCTCATCAAGTCCATTCGCGGCAGCGATGCGGACGCCGCCCTCTTCTACCTGGCCTGCCTGCTGGAAGGCGGCGAGGACCCGCGCTTCATCTGCCGCCGTCTCATCCTGTCCGCCTCGGAAGACGTGGGCCTGGCCGATCCGCAGGCGCTGCCCATGGCCGTGGCCTGCCAGCAGGCCGTGGAATTCGTGGGCATGCCCGAAGGCTTCATTCCCCTGGCCGAAACCGTGGTCTACCTGTCGCTGGCCCGCAAGAGCAACAGTACCTATGCGGCCTATCTCAATGCCCTGCGGGAAGTGCGCCATAACGGTGTGCCCCCCGTTCCCCTGCACCTGCGCAATGCCACCACGCAGTTGCAGAAAGACTGGGGCTATGGCAAGGATTACCGCTACCCCCACAACTACCCCGACGGCTACGTGGAGCAGGACTATCTGCCCGAGGACGTTCGCGGGCGGCGCTTCTACCAGCCGAAGGACTGCGGCGACGAGAGCCGCCTCAGCCAGTGGTGGCGCAAGATTCACAAAATCTACAAGGACAATGCCTGA
- a CDS encoding rod shape-determining protein yields the protein MLPRLLRRYFAEDIAMDLGTANTLLYTRRQGIVINEPSVVALDTQKNTVLAVGAEARACLGRTPRRIRAVRPMKDGVIADFDVTQAMIAHFVRKVITGLRLIRPSMVICIPSGITQVEKRAVIDAAHLAGAHDVSLVEEPMGAALGADMPVREPLGNMVLDIGGGTSEVAVITLSAIAVSQSVRVAGDAMNLAVQRYLRDVFRLEVGEVTAENVKKVLGSAVPQPGAPRLEVSGKDLVGGAPRTVTITEGHVREALSDCVQTIVGAVMSTLERTPPELAADIYTNGLLMAGGGSLLKGLGQRIAHETKLKVFVDKAPLTTVLRGTARAMLDRDLYAPVFIN from the coding sequence ATGCTGCCACGTCTGCTTCGCCGCTATTTTGCCGAGGATATTGCCATGGACCTCGGAACGGCCAATACCCTGCTGTATACCCGCCGGCAGGGTATCGTCATCAACGAGCCGTCCGTGGTGGCGCTGGATACACAGAAAAATACGGTTCTGGCCGTGGGCGCCGAGGCGCGGGCCTGCCTGGGGCGCACGCCCCGGCGTATCCGGGCGGTACGCCCCATGAAGGACGGCGTCATTGCCGATTTTGACGTGACGCAGGCCATGATTGCCCATTTTGTGCGCAAGGTCATCACGGGGCTGCGCCTCATCCGGCCGTCCATGGTCATCTGCATTCCGTCGGGCATTACCCAGGTGGAAAAGCGGGCGGTCATTGATGCGGCCCATCTTGCCGGGGCGCACGATGTTTCGCTGGTGGAAGAACCCATGGGCGCGGCCCTGGGGGCGGACATGCCCGTGCGCGAACCCCTGGGCAATATGGTGCTGGATATCGGCGGCGGCACCAGCGAGGTGGCGGTCATCACCCTGTCCGCCATTGCGGTTTCCCAGTCCGTGCGGGTGGCCGGCGATGCCATGAATCTGGCCGTGCAGCGCTATCTGCGCGATGTCTTTCGCCTGGAAGTGGGCGAGGTGACGGCAGAAAATGTCAAAAAGGTGCTGGGCAGCGCCGTTCCGCAGCCGGGGGCGCCGCGCCTGGAAGTGTCGGGCAAGGACCTGGTGGGCGGTGCGCCGCGCACCGTGACCATTACGGAAGGCCATGTGCGCGAGGCCCTCAGCGACTGCGTGCAGACCATTGTGGGCGCCGTGATGAGCACTCTGGAACGCACCCCGCCGGAACTGGCGGCCGATATCTATACCAACGGTCTGCTCATGGCCGGTGGCGGTTCGCTGCTCAAGGGGCTGGGGCAGCGCATTGCCCACGAAACCAAGCTCAAGGTCTTTGTGGACAAGGCTCCCCTCACAACCGTTTTGCGCGGCACGGCCCGCGCCATGCTGGACAGGGACCTCTACGCGCCCGTCTTCATCAACTAG
- a CDS encoding NUDIX hydrolase, with protein MIPRSLSSGSRLLLDVVDRHNRPVCCMPQSAVLKQHLVHRAVALFVCSSDQALLVRGSQGWDLFARGVVPAGTAMLDTAERLARQHGLGRLPLREIRILPPAPAAEHPAFTCLYAVRISTARLRALAVDPDRQLLLDADELSGIARHNGALLSPLLRHALQMGCLLPQVSCPAAAAEDLPAPEPDEPHHG; from the coding sequence ATGATTCCCCGTTCCCTCTCCTCAGGAAGCCGCCTTCTGCTGGATGTGGTGGACCGCCACAACCGGCCTGTCTGCTGCATGCCGCAATCTGCCGTACTGAAGCAGCACCTTGTCCATCGCGCTGTGGCGCTCTTTGTCTGCTCGTCCGACCAGGCCCTGCTGGTACGCGGCAGCCAGGGCTGGGACCTTTTTGCCCGTGGCGTGGTGCCTGCCGGCACGGCCATGCTGGACACGGCGGAGCGCCTGGCCCGGCAGCATGGGCTGGGCCGCCTGCCCCTGCGGGAAATCCGCATCCTGCCCCCGGCTCCGGCGGCTGAGCATCCGGCCTTTACCTGTCTGTATGCGGTCAGGATCAGCACCGCCCGCCTGCGTGCCCTGGCCGTTGATCCCGACAGGCAGCTGCTGCTGGATGCCGATGAACTTTCCGGCATCGCCCGGCACAATGGCGCCCTGCTTTCTCCCCTGCTGCGCCATGCGCTCCAGATGGGCTGTCTCCTGCCACAGGTCAGCTGCCCCGCAGCAGCCGCGGAAGACCTGCCTGCGCCGGAACCAGACGAGCCGCACCATGGCTGA
- a CDS encoding GntR family transcriptional regulator, translating into MSQANYRKYLPKYIHIYDWLLSEIRQGNIAIGQKLPTELELMELFKVNRSTVRAAFAKLERGQMVKRQQGKGTFLISSAPPVFVRSLQNFSTVQDETVDDEGVVWEVHESGEVLASPLHAVKLNVRENDPIFRVLRVGSVDDTSFVAEYIYVASPFLAAYKEHVDFTEVYYPLLEKSCGIKPTRMPIFLRAVRPDEDVQRHLHIDENMPCMEVTSYMYDQNDTPVELTRAIYRGDCYVFSGESSIG; encoded by the coding sequence ATGAGTCAGGCGAATTACAGAAAGTATCTTCCCAAGTATATTCACATTTATGACTGGCTGCTGAGCGAGATCAGGCAGGGTAATATCGCCATCGGCCAGAAGCTGCCCACGGAACTGGAACTGATGGAACTTTTCAAGGTCAATCGTTCCACGGTGCGGGCCGCCTTTGCCAAGCTGGAGCGAGGCCAGATGGTGAAACGCCAGCAGGGCAAGGGCACCTTTCTCATTTCCAGTGCGCCGCCGGTTTTTGTGCGCTCCCTCCAGAATTTCAGCACGGTCCAGGACGAAACGGTGGATGACGAGGGCGTGGTGTGGGAAGTGCATGAATCTGGCGAGGTGCTGGCCTCTCCCCTGCATGCCGTCAAGCTCAATGTACGGGAAAACGATCCCATCTTCCGGGTTCTGCGTGTGGGCAGTGTGGACGATACGTCCTTTGTGGCCGAATATATCTATGTGGCCAGTCCCTTTCTGGCGGCCTACAAGGAGCATGTGGACTTTACGGAAGTGTACTACCCCTTGCTCGAAAAAAGTTGCGGTATCAAGCCCACGCGCATGCCCATCTTTCTGCGGGCCGTTCGGCCGGACGAGGATGTGCAGCGCCATCTGCACATTGACGAAAACATGCCCTGCATGGAAGTGACCAGCTATATGTACGATCAGAACGATACCCCTGTGGAGCTGACCAGAGCCATCTACCGCGGCGACTGCTACGTCTTTTCAGGAGAATCTTCCATAGGCTAG
- a CDS encoding 16S rRNA (uracil(1498)-N(3))-methyltransferase — protein MSEHRFYLPPQHWPQAPQDEALLEGQEALHLAQSLRLGPGQRVTLLDGKGRSGEFEIVESRKKKVRLRALDERHEPAPASRAVIALAFSKAARRGFFLEKAVELGAWGIWLWQGDHSQGRLPADIRDSWQAQLVAGAKQCGNPWLPEIRTLAGGIDEVIRQAEADGVDRRILPWELQDGSRMLTPELTGQPGTSLYVIGPEGGFSPRELEALRGAGFLAVSLGQRILRCETAATLCLGIHWWASQLPNNRRS, from the coding sequence ATGAGCGAACACCGATTCTATCTTCCCCCACAGCACTGGCCGCAGGCCCCGCAGGACGAGGCGCTGCTGGAAGGGCAGGAAGCCCTGCACCTGGCCCAGTCCCTCCGCCTTGGCCCTGGCCAGCGCGTTACCCTGCTGGACGGCAAAGGGCGCAGCGGGGAATTTGAAATTGTGGAAAGCCGCAAGAAAAAAGTGCGCCTGCGCGCCCTGGACGAGCGGCATGAACCGGCCCCGGCCTCGCGGGCCGTCATTGCCCTGGCCTTCAGCAAGGCCGCCAGACGCGGCTTTTTTCTGGAAAAGGCCGTGGAACTGGGCGCCTGGGGCATCTGGCTCTGGCAGGGGGACCACAGCCAGGGCCGCCTGCCCGCCGATATCCGCGATTCCTGGCAGGCCCAGCTGGTGGCCGGTGCCAAGCAGTGCGGCAATCCCTGGCTGCCAGAAATTCGCACCCTGGCCGGTGGCATTGACGAGGTGATCCGCCAGGCGGAAGCGGACGGGGTGGACCGGCGCATTCTGCCCTGGGAGCTTCAGGACGGTTCCCGCATGCTGACGCCGGAACTGACCGGACAGCCGGGCACAAGCCTGTATGTCATCGGCCCTGAAGGGGGCTTTTCCCCGCGGGAACTGGAAGCCCTCCGGGGCGCCGGCTTTCTTGCCGTCAGCCTGGGGCAGCGCATCCTGCGCTGCGAAACCGCGGCAACGCTTTGCCTGGGGATACACTGGTGGGCTTCCCAACTGCCGAACAATCGTCGCTCCTGA
- a CDS encoding inositol monophosphatase family protein — MPALPSLSLLAEPLVDIVRRSGRIIREHWRMPSHARHKGRIDLVTETDLAVEAFLVQELEQLLPQALFMAEESARPGQQPGELCWIIDPVDGTTNFVHRLPHVGTSVALWQKGAPVLGVVNVPMLEECYWAVAGEGAFCNGAPLRVSDAQTLEDTLVATGIPYTIRQDLPDVLDKLRAVLPATQNLRRLGAASVDLAYVASGHLDAYYEMGLRPWDVAAGMLLVQEAGGRVTRSDGGPFAFGDEILATNGHVHDAMVAVLRQAIRH, encoded by the coding sequence ATGCCTGCTCTTCCTTCTTTGTCGCTGCTTGCAGAACCTCTTGTGGATATTGTGCGCCGCAGCGGGCGCATCATCAGGGAACACTGGCGGATGCCGAGTCATGCGCGCCACAAGGGGCGCATTGATCTGGTGACCGAAACGGACCTGGCGGTGGAGGCCTTTCTTGTGCAGGAGCTGGAACAGCTGCTGCCGCAGGCCCTGTTCATGGCCGAGGAAAGCGCACGGCCCGGGCAGCAGCCCGGAGAACTGTGCTGGATCATTGATCCTGTGGACGGCACCACCAACTTTGTGCACCGTCTGCCGCATGTGGGGACATCGGTGGCGCTCTGGCAGAAGGGCGCGCCCGTGCTGGGCGTGGTCAATGTGCCCATGCTGGAGGAATGCTACTGGGCCGTGGCCGGAGAAGGGGCCTTCTGCAATGGTGCGCCCCTGCGGGTGAGCGATGCCCAGACACTGGAGGATACCCTGGTGGCCACGGGAATTCCCTATACCATCCGGCAGGACCTGCCGGACGTGCTGGACAAGCTGCGTGCCGTGCTGCCGGCAACGCAGAATTTGCGCCGCCTGGGGGCGGCCTCGGTGGATCTGGCCTATGTGGCTTCCGGGCATCTGGATGCCTATTACGAAATGGGTCTCAGGCCGTGGGATGTGGCGGCCGGCATGCTGCTGGTGCAGGAGGCCGGCGGCAGGGTGACGCGCAGTGACGGCGGCCCCTTTGCCTTTGGGGACGAAATCCTGGCCACCAATGGTCACGTGCATGACGCCATGGTGGCTGTGCTGCGGCAGGCTATCCGGCACTGA